The Lasioglossum baleicum chromosome 10, iyLasBale1, whole genome shotgun sequence genome contains the following window.
TAACCCTGATAAAAATAGCCGAACGATAGTAAACAACATTTACAAAAGGCGCAAACATATATATACACGCCGAGGCATCctccgaaaaaaattgtaatcataATCGTGGAAAATACCGGAAAAGAAATCGTGCGCTACACGAGCAATATTTTACAACGCGGACCGTCAAGTTTATGCCGCAACACGTTTATTTGAATCACGTACTACCGCCCCTTTCTGCCCAAGCTTATCATTCATTTGATGTAGCCTCGGTCGCGATCGTAGCGAATTCATTCAAAACCTCCGATAAACGGGACGTTACTTCTTGTATTGGATTATATATACATGTGTATCTTACAAAGCACCATAGATCTATttctatacaatacatatagGGTGTCTAACTTATTTGATACAAAGCTATAAACAGTCAATCAGGACGTACAACTCTTacattttatgtttttcttcgaTTGTTTCCTTAGATACACATATCTACGTGTATAAATCTACGTACAAGGTGTTTCAACAGTATCTATCACCTGAAATATCTTTGctattatattttcaaaatgtttcttACAGAAGTTGCATCATTATTTCgtctatattttatttttctctaaACACAGCCACTTTGGAGATAAACTTAATGATCTACAACTCTAAATTCTTTACACATTGTTGCAAATGTTATAAACAGTTTCCATTATGTTTCTAAATTCAAAGGACACGCTTAAAATATTCATCGTACAATTCAATACACATTGTACGTGGTTCAGATAACAAATACAGTAAGTAACGCGttgttttattttaagaaaaataAGTCGGTCTTCTATCTACGTTTTTCGCTTGAAACACTCTGCCTCGTTCAGTTTCTTTGCAAAGACTTCGAAAGATACACATGGAcggtgaatatttatcgaaaaatCTTTCGACATACTAACATTTGTTTATACTGCATTCCAAAAGTGTTCGTAACAAATAAGCCCCGTTTCAAGCCTTTTTTCGTTGTTGTATTTTACTCTGATAATAATTCCATGGTTCATAATTAAATGCAATTCCACACTGGCTGAAACTAATTAGACTGAACTCGCAACAGGATGTGAACAGATACAAAGATTGTTAATAATTATCTCCAAAACGGCTATTGTATCTAATACTTAATATTTCATAACACTTTACCCAAGTACCAGCATGACTTGTTGAGCTTCTTAATTCATTTTTCAGTGCTGATAGAATTATTGTTCAGAAGAAAATGCTTGAACTTCTTTTAaatataacaaagtcattagaAATCAATCAATAGACTTccgataggtaaagtgttaacagaATAATCACATGTtactgttattactagactgcggatgtttatgcaattttcaattgttgTAAACGAATTTTAAGATTAAAAAcgtctttttagatctgaaataaattagaatcgtactaaattctgtctcattttatatcctagtattatttgaaaatttttaaaagccataattgcataaagattcgcagtctgttTAGTTATTACATGTCGGTCACATGGACCTATGAAATTTCTAtagaaaacattttcataaaattccgaaagtaacagaaaatattttaagtgATAAAATGAGATGAGACACTCTGTATAcgtgtatacatacatagaatTTTCAGTATAAATAGAATTTCTCCGTTCGTTGTACAGATAAATACTAGCAAATTTCGATACACGAACAATCAACCAAAAAGACAGTCAAGCGTTGTAAATATAGCGCGACATTCAACACCCTATATATTTTGTTTAGTTTGTCATTTATACAACAACAAGCGAACGAATACTTAATTAGACAGTTTGATTTAAACAACCTAAAACGTTTCGACAGGATCAATAACGGattattgttatacatatttttcgtcgacaatatacatatatatatctatttCACAAATTTCCGTCCGCCAGTACATTGATCCCAGAAACTAATTTGTAAATTTCTACCACTTACGTACAAACTTATCATAGTCACAGCAATGTGTTTAAATTAGGAACGCAAGTGGATCATTCGAAAGAAACGTTTCTTTGTCGTAACAAAATTAGAAAGATTCTTATGATACGGCGATAAAGAAAATCAACtagaagaaatgaaaaatatacttAAGCGATTTGAGAAAACACGCAATTGCTTGATGCACTTATACACAACCATATAGGTTCAAATTTCcctttctttaaaaatttctcATTTAAcgaatagaaaatcatttttatatgaAATGTTTCGCAGACAGAAGTGAATAAAACTATACGAAAACACGActttctataaatattaattatagaaaATGAACGGTGCGTAATCTCAAATTCTTCTATTAGAAATGATTTTGGTCATCGTGAACAACAAGCAAAGAAGTCGAAAACGTTGCTATATAAATCTCGTTTTAGTTATCCCTTTCATTATTAGACTGAAAAccgtttttttttgtatttcccTCCAATCAATCAAACAATAACTTTACATAGTCCAACATTTATAAATAACAGAAAATCTAGTTCCGCGaacttaataaaaattataaataattttcctgTAAAACTTAAAGTTGATTCCATATGTATAtgcatgtatgtataaatatattaggaaataaaaaaaggaatcaaatTACGATAAAGCTACAAAGACGAAAACTAGagaacataataaaaaataagctACACTCTGGCTCATAAATAGCGGCGACACCATAAAAAAGAGGTTCACGTAGACCAATGACTTATTTTAAACACTCACAGATTTGAGcacttttatattaaattaaaaataactttGTTTTCTTTCTCCACATTACAATTGTACATTTTTGCGATTGTTGTTCTGCtttgtttattctttttttctctttttcttacATTTCTTCAACTTGTTTCAATATCTCGGCCGGTTAGCAACATAAAATTGTCACCAATACTAAATTATTCACAATTGTAACAGCGATGTAGTCCATCAGTCTTTCTCTCATTTCAATATCTGTCATGGTTCATTTCTTTATATCCGTTATAATGTATGTGCATGCTTGTGTCTGTGGTCTGTGGTGGTTCGAAGCACTCGTGAGCACTATAAAGCCGAATGTTCGTTTATTTTCTATCACGCATCACTTTTACATCGTacacgaataaaaataaaaattaaatggtAAGAGGAAGGGAGTATGTTGGTCCTCTTTTGATATTTGCTGTTGTATATACACACACTTTTTGTTTATACTCCAAACAGTTTTTAAGTTTTCGTGAATGACGAGTAAGTTTGCGAATGACGTATACGGAGGCTACAAGTCCAGACTGAAGAACACCTACGTTGAATGTTAGTATCGTTCTGTTTTCTTAATTTACACACTATCGTTTAATAAATGGACGTTTTGAATTATTAACATTTGGTTTAGAATCGTGTATTTTGTAAATGCACACGTTTTCACTATAACACGAAACGTattcattttaatttcaatgaaGGCACCATCCACAGACACCGACGATAAAACACTTCCTTATCTAATTTTTAGCGAGTGCACACTCACTTGTTCAATAAATTCatctaattttcttttaatcaaTGACTTATGGAAAAGGTGAACGTGATTCGTTACTTGACATTACTAATTATCCGAGTAAATTCTCCTAACGATCTGTCATATATGTAATCAAGCGATATCAGTGTACAgcattttctacttttttgtCCCCAAATTTATGTTCCATAACAGTTATTTCATTTTGATACAAATTATAAACACTTCGAGCTAACTTGCACGCATGCAATTATTGCGCCAAACGTTCgttctcttctttctttttttgaacAAAATTCACGAGACAAATATAGGGAGATGGAAATTAAATTTATGAAGGatgaaagacacttttacattCTTCCCTAAGAAATATGTTTTCTTCTAAGAGAAACACTTTTGCACAGCAAAATatgctttttttttcttttaaatcgtAATTCTGTCAACAGTATCAAATAGTCTTCATCACTCATCCGACCTAGTACAGTAATGGTGAATACGATCGAGTTCGAGGTATACTTGGAAGTAATGATATAGTGAGGTAGTAACCTAGCAAGACCATAATCAAAGGTTTGGATCCGACGATCGATAAGGGGGAAACCATGACATTAGGAAAGCGACACTTCGCCCAGTGCTGTACAAAGAAGCTTCCCTTTTAAATGAATTTCCTTCTCATACCAGCCTTAGAAGTAGTTTTTTCAATTACTAAACAGTCCTAGATTCAAAGATCTTAGGCTGCGATGAGTCGATAAAAGAAGCTCTTTGTTTAGTCCTGCTGGGTTCACCACCTCACTACATCGTTAGCTCCTAGTATAGGTATAATAAAGTCGTCGTCTGCGCATATACCTGCTATTATTGCTCCAAAACTACAGCACTGATAAACGGATCCAAAATGTTGATCATTGTGTACAACTTTTCTTCATCACAGGGTATAGTAAATTTAAGTATACCACCCTAAAATAAATCTCATGTATTCGCTTGTATATCTCTCGAAATAGATTAGatttaattgaaattcaaaATCGAATAAATTCGAATCGTTTTAGAATTATCTAtgatatgtattatatgtataataccttCTTACTTGTTGCTTGAAAAATTACTTTTATGTTCGGTTTTCTCTCTTCGTTAAGGATTAGCACGATAATAATTTACTTACGATGCTACTTAACGTCTAATCATGTCGGTGAGCATCTGAACAAGATGGCGCATGAGGTGACTGCCTACGTCGTGAACCTCAGGCCATTGATTGAGCACGAACACTATGCCCAATACAACAATCGTTGTCGTTAATATGCGCACCCTGCACATGAAACAATGAGGCTTATTACAGCTGCAACAGAGATgtgaaaacaaaataaaacaatgaatGAACAAACACAAAAGTCGAAATGGCATTGTTACGTAACGAAGAGTTTGCAAATCTATGAATAACATGAGAATGGAGAACTGCAGCAACGTGATGACGTGATACGAATGCATAAACaatactaattattattatgaatTCTTAACTTTTATTCGATAATTGTTGTGTCTCTATTGTTACGTTTTATAATTCCGTGAATTAACGATGCACAATGTCACACGCACATTAATATATCTTAACTTAActggaaaaagagaaagattATTTGTAATAACAAAATAACTATACCTGGTCCTTAGAAAAGGCGTCATTATACCAGCACATGTTGCAACAACAAGTAGAATAACTTGCAACACTGTTAATACTATGTTTATGAGTTTTACATCTAATGCCCTCGCATTGCTATTATCTAAACCTTCAAGAGTGACATACTGttggtgttgttgttgttggtgTTCCATTctacaaatttttgtttgacaACTCTCCAACATTTCGTGTATGTCTCTTAACCGGTCTTCGCTTTGGTATTGCACTTTTTCCTCCGTGTCCGTTATGGTTTGCTTCAAATTTTCTACTTCGTTTTGATGCAACTCGGTTAGATCATTAATTTGTTCTTCTAGACGCTCACTTCGGAAACGTTCCTCTTGTAATGCTTGGGAAAGAAAGGTCACCTCTTGTTGCAAAgtctaaaattatttaataacgaGATCAACAGTGATTTATTGAAACCGAACTAACTGTTTAAGTTTCAGGTGAGCGTTCACACCGGTTCTAAATCCCTGATTTATATTAAAGACAAACAAACCTTTAAACCCTCCAACTTTTCCCTCATCCTATCCAAATTTTCTCTGTACTCTTGTAGCTCCAGGAATATAGATTTAAGACTAAGTCCAGCATTGTTACTGTCGCACGTATGTGCCTGTCCTCTACTTCCGGGTCCACTTTCACTTGTAACACTAGAGCACTCGGAACCTTCCTCCGATGGAAATTTCATTGCCGCTGCGCTATGAGTCGATCCCAAACTACATCCACCGGGAAGCGTAGCCGATCCATGGTGTGCTTTATCATCTTCAACACTAGCGTTATCTCCATTACCTGCACGCGGTGTATCGTTTACATAAAAAGTCGAGCCATCTGCAGAGACACAGACGTCGCATGTTAGAATGTTATCCAATACTAAATTATTCGCCTTTGTTAACAACTACCGTGTTTAGTTTTTAATTCTTCACAATGAAATGTTCTTGTAGTCCTATAGAACTGAGTATAGCCTTACGAAGAGTTGTTAGTATCAAATTTAGGTACAGTTTTGCTTGTGTATATGTAATGAGTTCCAAACACCAATATGGTCAAAAATCGTTTTCCTTGTGTCGCTTCGACtccgaaaaatacattttaaacaTGTATTGGATAacgaacatttaataaaagcaaaatttttaatttatggaAGCCACTAAATATAAAGCAAAATTAGTGAATCACGCAAAAtcataatgaaaataataaaaatatcgtgtTCGTAATGTATGAATTTAGTAATCGGATATAAAAATGGTTGTGTAGCTTAAGTGTAGGTATACATAAGTATATCTGTTCCATGAAttgtttaaaatagaaaatcggTGGCAGTATTATGTATTTAGGTGTCCAAGTttatattagaagaattaacataggtatTGTACATATAACATGGAATATTAGGTCGAAAAGAAAGTTcctacggtttttgttattttgattttataataaaaaccgcaagaactttcttacCAATCTAatagaatatttacaatttatatttaaggGTAAGGAACATAATAAAGTATATATGTGGAGGTATATAGAAGAGTATATAGTAATTGAGCCAAAAATGTTACTTACTACTCTCAACTGCCATGACAGCGCAagaaaattgaataatatttatccatcaattattaataagaaattaattaagACAAGACTGACATACATTACATTCACCGTGTATTTACACATTATATGTACCATATACTTATGATAAGCACACGATATATTTGTGGATCATTTTCTTTCATAAATGTATATGGTAAATGAATCAAAAGTGTGCACATTATTGCTTGTAAAATTGAGATTTGTTGGCATGAAGCACTTGTGCCAGTGACAGTGCAGTTTAAAACACAAAATGAAATGTATTCAAACAATACATTtgttattaaattgtatttataagTTAAACAACAAAACACGAATTTGGAAGTATGCGATCTCGTGTTAGTTAACTGACgtgtatttattataaaagttaCTCACGTGATAATGTGTTTATATTATCAGCActaccaaatttgttttttattaggtgtgcaaattccCGTGGCTTCGACATAACAGTCCTAAAACAATCAAATGAAACTAAAATAATAGAAAGTCTCTTAAGAGAAAAGGTTAATTCTCTCTTAAGAAGTTACTACATGTTTCATATGTCATCTTTCAATGTCTCAGTCTATTGACAATTCTAGATACATATAATACTAATATAAAACTATGTTAGATACGAGTACAGCACAACTATTGTTGGTATACTGCCTATCTTCTCTGCAAGTTGCTAATTTTTACGAGCAGATTTGCAATAGCGCACGCGATATGGAGGAATACTCCCAAGTGGTATTAATAAAATCTATTTTCACAGCAACACTCACCCTGAAAAACCAGTGATTCCATCCCTAATATTGCCACCCACGTTTCTGTAAGTGATTCTTAAATTAGATGAAAGAAGAAATGAATCTCTATATTTATCGGAATAAAAATCGAATTTAAGAAAGAAAAGTATTCAGGAAAAAGCGTTTGTATCCAACCTAATAATTTACATACAAAATGTGGTAGAAAtttatcattaaattataattgttatGTATTATATGGTTTATAGAGaggaatattataaattaagtgATTGCCATAAGCAGCCTAATTACTGATCTATAGTATATCATTTCTAGTACCGAGAAATATTAACATTAGCAACTATAT
Protein-coding sequences here:
- the Dmtn gene encoding transmembrane and coiled-coil domain 2 protein Dmtn, whose protein sequence is MKHASTTSSVHPTVTKNKGMASLMVTASSKNSSRSTSPNRGNTFTSHQQLSATVDHPPKARNASLSQTGEGSTGSGSSGGGGSIAMKGSRQKSPGTVIRMGDAMDEATTSLITAEPDEFVPNIHPPTDDEGEQYHATQSFLSNGSSELITDDVDSNSARVSQAIEHIQSKIANTRELIRIEQTTRDENVNEYLKLAANADKQQLIRLKSVFEKKNQKSAHSISQLQKKLDSYTKKLKNYELNGAPASHRQPREVLRDMGQGLKNVGGNIRDGITGFSGTVMSKPREFAHLIKNKFGSADNINTLSHGSTFYVNDTPRAGNGDNASVEDDKAHHGSATLPGGCSLGSTHSAAAMKFPSEEGSECSSVTSESGPGSRGQAHTCDSNNAGLSLKSIFLELQEYRENLDRMREKLEGLKTLQQEVTFLSQALQEERFRSERLEEQINDLTELHQNEVENLKQTITDTEEKVQYQSEDRLRDIHEMLESCQTKICRMEHQQQQHQQYVTLEGLDNSNARALDVKLINIVLTVLQVILLVVATCAGIMTPFLRTSCNKPHCFMCRVRILTTTIVVLGIVFVLNQWPEVHDVGSHLMRHLVQMLTDMIRR